In one Sphingomonas sanguinis genomic region, the following are encoded:
- a CDS encoding M13 family metallopeptidase — MKRFAFAAALLASSAAIAQTGLLPGVDKALIDPSVKPGDNFNDYANGTWIKTAQIPADRSSIGVGLDVSLRAEARTAAIIKGAASAKGAPGSDEQRIADYYAAYTDTAGIEARGLKPIQGDLAAIAAIKDKRDLSRAIGAAMRSDTDPFNNNNYASTNDLFGLFVSQDLNQPTRNVPYLMQGGLGLPDRDYYLSDKPEMAEIRTAYRAYLTQLMTLAGLSDPQGRADRVFALEMKIAAAQTDIIASQDAHKGDNPWTRADFDTKAPGIDWNAFWTASGVPASQRDFIAWQPDAITRLSALVASEPLQSWQDWLAFHTINQVTGSLPKAIDDASFGFYGRTLNGTPAQQPREKRGISAVNGALGEAVGKIYAARYFPASSKVEIQKMVKNIVAAFDRRIAALDWMAPATKKEARAKLAVLKVGVGYPDHWWNYPKFEVRADDPVGNAQRARLSLYRYHLAKLGKPVDRGEWWMTPQTVNAVNLPLQNALNFPAAILESPYFDPKFDAAANYGAIGSVIGHEISHSFDNLGSDFDSTGRLHNWWTPADLKRFEGAGQALVAQYSAYEALPGLHLNGEQELGENIADVAGLTASYEAYKASLGGKPAPVIDGLTGDQRFFLAFAQSWRTKMRDKALRARIATDVHAPAPWRVLTVRNLDAWYGPFKVQPGQKLYLTPEQRVHVW, encoded by the coding sequence ATGAAGCGCTTTGCTTTTGCCGCCGCCCTCCTCGCTTCCTCCGCCGCCATCGCCCAGACCGGCTTGCTGCCCGGCGTCGACAAGGCGCTGATCGACCCCAGCGTCAAACCCGGCGACAATTTCAACGACTATGCCAATGGGACGTGGATCAAGACCGCGCAAATCCCGGCGGACCGCTCCTCGATCGGCGTCGGCCTGGACGTCTCGCTGCGGGCCGAGGCGCGCACCGCCGCGATCATCAAGGGCGCGGCATCCGCCAAGGGCGCGCCCGGCAGCGACGAGCAGCGGATCGCCGATTATTATGCCGCCTATACCGACACCGCCGGGATCGAGGCGCGCGGGTTGAAGCCGATCCAGGGCGATCTGGCCGCCATCGCCGCGATCAAGGACAAGCGCGACCTGTCACGCGCGATCGGCGCGGCGATGCGGTCGGACACCGATCCGTTCAACAACAACAATTACGCCAGCACCAACGACCTGTTCGGCCTGTTCGTCAGCCAGGACTTGAACCAGCCGACCCGCAACGTCCCCTATCTGATGCAGGGCGGCCTGGGCCTGCCCGACCGTGACTATTACCTGTCGGACAAGCCGGAGATGGCGGAAATCCGCACCGCCTACCGCGCCTATCTGACCCAGCTGATGACGCTGGCCGGGCTGTCCGATCCGCAAGGCCGCGCCGACCGGGTGTTCGCGCTGGAGATGAAGATCGCCGCCGCGCAGACCGACATCATCGCCAGCCAAGACGCGCATAAGGGCGACAACCCCTGGACCCGCGCCGATTTCGATACCAAGGCCCCCGGCATCGACTGGAACGCCTTCTGGACCGCATCGGGCGTACCCGCCAGCCAGCGCGACTTCATCGCCTGGCAGCCGGATGCGATCACCAGGCTGTCGGCCTTGGTCGCCAGCGAGCCGCTACAAAGCTGGCAGGACTGGCTGGCCTTCCACACCATCAACCAAGTTACGGGTTCGCTGCCCAAGGCGATCGACGATGCCTCGTTCGGCTTTTACGGTCGCACGCTGAACGGCACGCCCGCGCAGCAGCCGCGCGAGAAGCGGGGCATCTCCGCCGTCAACGGCGCACTGGGCGAGGCGGTCGGCAAGATCTATGCCGCGCGTTATTTCCCGGCCTCGTCCAAGGTCGAAATCCAGAAGATGGTGAAGAACATCGTCGCCGCCTTCGACCGGCGGATCGCCGCGCTCGACTGGATGGCGCCCGCGACCAAGAAGGAAGCGCGCGCCAAGCTGGCGGTGCTGAAGGTCGGCGTCGGCTATCCCGATCACTGGTGGAACTATCCGAAGTTCGAGGTTCGCGCCGACGATCCGGTCGGCAATGCCCAGCGCGCCAGGCTGTCGCTCTATCGCTATCATCTGGCGAAGCTGGGCAAGCCGGTCGATCGCGGCGAATGGTGGATGACGCCGCAGACGGTGAACGCGGTCAACCTGCCGCTCCAGAACGCGCTGAACTTCCCCGCCGCGATCCTGGAAAGCCCCTATTTCGATCCGAAGTTCGACGCGGCGGCCAATTACGGCGCGATCGGATCGGTGATCGGGCATGAGATCAGCCACAGCTTCGACAATCTCGGGTCCGATTTCGACTCCACCGGGCGGCTGCACAATTGGTGGACGCCCGCCGATCTGAAGCGGTTCGAGGGCGCCGGTCAGGCGCTGGTCGCGCAGTATAGCGCCTATGAGGCGCTGCCCGGTCTTCACCTGAACGGCGAGCAGGAACTGGGCGAGAATATCGCCGACGTCGCCGGACTGACCGCCTCTTATGAGGCGTACAAGGCCTCGCTCGGCGGCAAGCCCGCTCCGGTGATCGACGGCCTGACCGGCGACCAGCGCTTCTTCCTGGCCTTTGCGCAGAGCTGGCGCACCAAGATGCGCGACAAGGCGCTGCGGGCACGGATCGCCACCGATGTCCACGCGCCCGCGCCGTGGCGGGTGCTGACCGTGCGGAACCTCGATGCGTGGTACGGCCCGTTCAAGGTGCAGCCCGGCCAGAAACTGTACCTGACGCCCGAACAGCGGGTCCACGTCTGGTAA
- a CDS encoding pyridoxamine 5'-phosphate oxidase family protein: MSQDTRITTIEGLEALYGPIAAPSKFKVVDHIHPVYRPFIEAAPFAVLATAGPAGLDTTPRGDPAGFVHIEDDRTLLLPDRRGNNRIDSLRNIVTDPRVALLFLIPGIGETLRVNGTAEILVDPDLLDRFVMAGQVPKSVLRITVGSVFFQCSRAVIRAGLWNPDAHIDRQTLPSPGTILRTLSAAGIDGDAYDRALPQRLADTLY, translated from the coding sequence ATGAGCCAGGATACACGCATTACGACCATCGAAGGCCTTGAGGCGCTTTACGGACCGATCGCCGCGCCGTCGAAGTTCAAGGTCGTCGACCATATCCACCCGGTCTATCGCCCCTTCATAGAAGCAGCGCCTTTCGCGGTTCTCGCCACGGCGGGTCCGGCGGGACTGGATACCACACCGCGCGGCGATCCGGCGGGCTTCGTCCATATCGAGGATGACAGGACGCTGCTGCTGCCCGACCGGCGCGGCAACAACCGGATCGACAGCCTGCGCAACATCGTCACCGATCCGCGCGTCGCGCTGCTGTTCCTGATACCCGGCATCGGCGAGACGTTGCGGGTCAACGGCACGGCGGAAATCCTGGTCGACCCGGACCTGCTCGATCGGTTCGTCATGGCCGGACAGGTGCCGAAATCGGTGCTGCGGATCACGGTCGGCAGCGTCTTCTTCCAGTGCAGCCGGGCCGTCATCCGCGCCGGATTATGGAACCCGGACGCCCATATCGACCGCCAGACGCTGCCCAGTCCGGGAACGATCCTGCGCACCCTGTCCGCCGCCGGGATCGATGGCGACGCCTATGACCGCGCCCTGCCCCAGCGGCTGGCCGATACGCTTTATTGA
- a CDS encoding SDR family oxidoreductase, producing MSDIETSRRGVLGGAALGLAATAAPGAALAQAGGDGVPSLRDPRSAYTRTPFPEQRQPWPALASKMTPRPDHGETSYRGSGKLTGRKALLTGGDSGIGRAAAIAFAREGADVAINYHPSEEPDAREVADLIRQAGRKAVLLPADIRTQKACEEVVRKAIAQLGGLDLLVNNAAYQQSKADIVEISDEQFVRTYETNVFHVFRFSKAAIPSMPPGSVIINTISQNSYDPGEDLIDYASTKAAIQNLTRGMAKQLAKKGIRVNAVSPGPVWTPLQVAGGQLPGKMHEFGQDTSLGRAGQPAELASLYVALASGEATFSTGTAVGAHGGKGFP from the coding sequence ATGAGCGATATCGAAACCTCGCGGCGCGGCGTTCTGGGCGGGGCGGCGCTTGGTTTGGCGGCGACGGCCGCACCGGGCGCGGCGCTGGCGCAAGCGGGCGGCGACGGCGTGCCCAGCCTGCGCGATCCGCGTTCGGCCTATACCCGCACCCCCTTCCCCGAACAGCGCCAGCCCTGGCCCGCACTCGCCAGCAAGATGACGCCGCGCCCCGATCATGGCGAGACCAGCTATCGCGGATCGGGCAAGCTGACGGGGCGCAAGGCGCTGCTGACCGGCGGCGACAGCGGCATAGGGCGCGCCGCCGCCATCGCCTTTGCCCGCGAAGGGGCGGATGTCGCGATCAACTATCACCCAAGCGAGGAGCCGGACGCGCGCGAGGTCGCCGACCTGATCCGTCAGGCGGGGCGCAAAGCGGTGCTGCTGCCCGCCGATATCCGCACGCAAAAGGCCTGTGAGGAGGTGGTCCGCAAGGCGATCGCACAGCTCGGCGGGCTGGACCTGCTGGTCAACAATGCCGCCTATCAACAGTCCAAGGCGGACATCGTGGAGATCAGCGACGAGCAATTCGTCCGCACCTATGAGACGAACGTCTTCCACGTCTTCCGCTTTTCCAAGGCGGCGATCCCGTCGATGCCGCCCGGTTCGGTCATCATCAACACCATCTCGCAAAACAGCTACGATCCGGGTGAGGATCTGATCGACTATGCCTCGACCAAGGCAGCGATCCAGAATTTGACGCGCGGGATGGCCAAGCAGCTTGCGAAGAAGGGTATTCGCGTCAACGCCGTCTCGCCCGGCCCGGTCTGGACCCCGCTTCAAGTCGCGGGCGGGCAGTTGCCGGGCAAGATGCACGAGTTCGGCCAAGACACCTCGCTCGGCCGTGCCGGGCAACCCGCCGAGCTGGCCTCGCTCTATGTCGCGCTGGCGAGCGGAGAGGCGACCTTCTCCACCGGCACCGCCGTCGGCGCGCATGGGGGCAAGGGCTTTCCCTGA
- a CDS encoding DUF2252 family protein produces MPLPADRTAILEARRTLKMARSAHAYVRGNTAKFYEWLAASEAARRVPTGPAVWICGDCHLGNLGPVANGRGSVEIQIRDLDQAVIGNPAHDLIRLGLSLATAARGSDLPGVITMRMMEAMMEGYATAIHDPTSGDVGVESEVVRSIEREALGRRWRHLAKERLDAVEPRIPLGKKFWELAPEEREALTALFADERVGAMVLSLKGKPQDREVRLVDAAYWMKGCSSLGLLRYAAIVALKTRKGNWSYALVDLKEATAPIAPAVHGADMPADNAERVIEAARHLSPYLGSRMMPVTMLDRSLFIRELTPQDLKLEVEQFSQGEAVRAARHLAFVVGMAHGRQMDAATRAAWLETLEADRRDGLDTPSWLWESVVALSGSHEAGYLDHCRRYALAA; encoded by the coding sequence ATGCCCCTGCCCGCCGATCGCACTGCCATTCTGGAAGCCCGACGTACCCTGAAGATGGCGCGATCTGCCCATGCCTATGTTCGCGGCAATACGGCGAAATTCTACGAATGGCTGGCGGCGTCCGAGGCGGCGCGGCGCGTTCCCACGGGACCGGCCGTGTGGATCTGCGGCGACTGTCATCTCGGCAATCTGGGGCCGGTCGCCAATGGTCGCGGTTCGGTCGAGATACAGATACGCGATCTCGATCAGGCGGTGATCGGCAATCCGGCGCATGATCTGATCCGGCTGGGCCTGTCGCTTGCCACGGCCGCGCGTGGCTCCGACCTGCCCGGCGTCATCACGATGCGGATGATGGAAGCGATGATGGAGGGATATGCGACGGCGATCCATGATCCGACCAGTGGCGATGTCGGCGTCGAGTCCGAGGTCGTTCGCAGTATCGAGCGCGAGGCGCTTGGCCGACGCTGGCGCCATCTGGCGAAGGAGCGTCTGGATGCAGTCGAACCGCGCATCCCGCTCGGCAAGAAATTCTGGGAGCTAGCCCCGGAGGAACGCGAGGCGCTGACCGCGCTGTTCGCCGACGAGCGGGTCGGGGCCATGGTTCTGTCGCTGAAGGGCAAGCCGCAGGACCGCGAGGTCCGGCTGGTCGATGCCGCCTATTGGATGAAGGGATGCAGCTCGCTCGGCCTGCTGCGCTACGCCGCGATCGTGGCGCTCAAGACGCGCAAGGGCAACTGGTCCTATGCGCTGGTCGACCTGAAGGAAGCGACCGCCCCCATCGCCCCTGCGGTGCACGGCGCAGACATGCCCGCCGACAATGCCGAGCGGGTGATCGAGGCGGCGCGCCATCTGTCGCCCTATCTCGGATCGCGGATGATGCCCGTGACGATGCTGGACCGCTCGCTGTTCATACGCGAACTGACACCGCAGGATCTGAAACTGGAGGTCGAACAGTTCAGTCAAGGTGAAGCCGTGCGCGCGGCCCGTCATCTGGCCTTCGTCGTCGGCATGGCCCATGGTCGCCAGATGGACGCGGCGACCCGCGCCGCGTGGCTGGAGACCCTGGAGGCCGATCGCCGCGACGGGCTGGATACGCCGTCATGGCTATGGGAAAGCGTCGTGGCGCTCTCGGGCAGCCATGAGGCGGGTTATCTCGACCATTGCCGTCGCTACGCGCTGGCCGCCTGA
- a CDS encoding TonB-dependent receptor domain-containing protein, whose amino-acid sequence MTRMSFTYGVAVMAIAVSSLSGAAQAQEAAPATTQTDSTLPGQNAAPGAVEDSSNAGQTSDVVVTGSRIRRQDFSTPSPIVTLDAKTFEAQGTTNVTDFLRAYPALVGSGGSANNSGDRAGIGETGLNTLDLRNLGRQRTLTLVDGRRHVAGIPGEQSVDINTIPTDLIEGVDILTGGASAIYGADGVSGVVNFRLKQNFNGLTVRGQTGISDRGDSGQRLVAVTAGRNFSDGRGNVALAYQYSMDDRLQAKQRPQFGQYNFPVFTRNPNGTVPARVPITDARYYGSSPDGAVDVDGDGMPDFTGTGAVYNNGVAYPGGYAVGGSSTPVSRYLNDLQPRIERHIANFLGHYDISDTVTLFGEAKYATTRSFSLAQPTFDYNLLIEGDNPYLPANIRSAIDPQIGGALVSRDNFDLGMNGNGQRGENIKRDTYRTVIGLRGDLEDKTHYEVSYVFGRTDVRSRYTNDIYSDRFFAALDAVRDPATGQITCRANLDPNWTPNQPYSSGRTVLPRTTFQPGQCRPINILGEGLSDPAGIAFILAPTTDRSSVEQHVVSASVSGDFAKFFELPGGPLAYAFGAEYRKEISRFTPDPLEQQGLTFTNALSPTRGSFDVKEVFAELNAPIAKNMRFAHDLELGAAIRVSDYSTIGRATTWKVDGMYAPIRDITFRGTYSVAIRAPNIGELFGGRSQTFAFFNEDPCIPANTGNGTQYRAANCRTLLQSLGANPATYNDNRSINVSGTAGGNPLLRQEEANTWTAGVVLSPRFIPGLTLSADWYDIRLKNAINTVTPIQLAQLCVDSPTLNNQFCGSITRQNGPGSGVVQAGNVVGFSVAPQNVASFQTAGLDFNLNWRLPTANLGLFNLQVNGNYLDKLLFIGVPGAPATNYRGTIASVAPKYQVTSNLSWTKGMLTLNYGLQWFDKTLRYTRETSGSNPDFVAAEYYFIKPRWQHNIYASVDATDHFQFYGGVSNLFDQLPDVGQTIQPTTAVGRFLFVGARVKM is encoded by the coding sequence ATGACACGTATGTCATTTACCTATGGCGTGGCCGTCATGGCCATTGCGGTTTCCAGCCTCTCCGGCGCGGCACAGGCGCAGGAGGCGGCTCCGGCGACCACCCAGACCGACAGCACGCTGCCGGGTCAGAACGCGGCCCCCGGCGCGGTCGAGGACAGCAGCAATGCCGGACAGACCAGCGACGTGGTCGTCACCGGCTCGCGCATCCGCCGCCAGGACTTCTCCACGCCCAGCCCGATCGTCACGCTCGATGCCAAGACGTTCGAGGCACAAGGCACGACCAACGTCACCGACTTCCTGCGCGCCTATCCGGCGCTCGTCGGGTCGGGCGGGTCGGCCAACAACTCGGGCGATCGCGCGGGCATCGGTGAGACCGGCCTGAACACGCTCGACCTGCGCAACCTGGGGCGTCAGCGCACGCTCACGCTGGTCGATGGCCGCCGTCACGTCGCGGGCATTCCCGGCGAGCAGTCGGTCGACATCAACACCATTCCGACCGACCTGATCGAGGGCGTCGACATCCTGACCGGCGGCGCCTCGGCGATCTACGGCGCGGATGGCGTGTCGGGCGTCGTCAATTTCCGGCTGAAGCAGAATTTCAACGGGCTGACCGTCCGGGGCCAGACCGGGATCTCGGATCGCGGGGACTCGGGCCAGCGCCTGGTCGCGGTGACCGCCGGGCGGAATTTCTCCGATGGTCGCGGCAACGTCGCGCTCGCCTATCAATATTCGATGGACGACCGGTTGCAGGCCAAGCAGCGCCCGCAGTTCGGCCAGTACAACTTCCCGGTCTTCACCCGGAACCCCAACGGCACCGTGCCCGCCCGCGTGCCGATCACCGATGCCCGCTATTATGGTAGTTCCCCGGACGGCGCGGTCGATGTCGATGGCGACGGCATGCCCGATTTCACCGGCACCGGCGCGGTCTATAACAACGGCGTCGCCTATCCCGGCGGTTATGCGGTGGGCGGGTCCAGCACGCCGGTCTCGCGCTATCTGAACGACCTTCAGCCGCGCATCGAACGGCATATCGCGAATTTCCTGGGCCATTACGACATCAGCGATACCGTCACGCTGTTCGGCGAAGCGAAATATGCGACCACCCGGTCCTTCTCGCTGGCGCAGCCGACCTTCGACTACAATCTGCTGATCGAGGGCGACAATCCCTATCTGCCCGCCAATATCCGGTCAGCGATCGATCCGCAGATCGGTGGCGCGCTGGTCAGCCGCGACAATTTCGACCTCGGCATGAACGGCAACGGTCAGCGCGGCGAGAACATCAAGCGCGACACCTATCGCACGGTCATCGGCCTGCGTGGCGACTTGGAAGACAAGACCCATTACGAAGTGTCCTATGTCTTCGGCCGGACCGATGTGCGCAGCCGGTACACGAACGACATCTATTCGGACCGCTTCTTCGCCGCACTTGACGCGGTGCGTGATCCGGCAACCGGGCAGATCACCTGCCGCGCCAATCTCGACCCCAACTGGACGCCGAACCAGCCCTATTCGAGCGGGCGCACCGTGCTGCCGCGCACGACCTTCCAGCCCGGCCAGTGCCGTCCGATCAACATCCTGGGCGAAGGGCTGTCCGACCCCGCCGGGATCGCGTTCATCCTGGCGCCGACCACCGATCGGTCGAGCGTCGAGCAGCATGTCGTCTCCGCGTCGGTCAGCGGCGATTTCGCGAAGTTCTTCGAGCTTCCCGGCGGTCCGCTCGCTTATGCGTTCGGTGCCGAATATCGCAAGGAGATCAGCCGCTTCACGCCAGATCCCCTTGAGCAGCAGGGCCTGACCTTCACCAACGCGCTCAGCCCGACGCGTGGATCGTTCGACGTGAAGGAAGTCTTCGCCGAGTTGAACGCGCCGATCGCCAAGAACATGCGCTTCGCGCACGACCTGGAGCTGGGTGCCGCCATCCGCGTGTCGGATTACTCGACGATCGGCCGCGCGACGACGTGGAAGGTCGACGGCATGTACGCCCCGATCCGCGACATCACCTTCCGCGGCACCTATTCGGTCGCCATCCGCGCGCCCAATATCGGCGAACTGTTCGGCGGCCGGTCGCAGACCTTCGCCTTCTTCAACGAAGATCCCTGCATACCGGCGAACACCGGCAACGGCACCCAGTATCGTGCCGCCAACTGCCGCACGCTGCTGCAAAGCCTGGGCGCCAACCCGGCGACCTATAACGACAACCGCTCGATCAACGTGTCGGGAACGGCTGGCGGCAATCCGCTGCTGCGCCAGGAAGAGGCCAATACCTGGACCGCCGGCGTCGTCCTGTCGCCGCGTTTCATTCCGGGCCTGACCCTGTCGGCCGACTGGTACGACATCCGGCTGAAGAACGCGATCAACACGGTCACGCCGATCCAGCTGGCCCAGCTGTGCGTCGACTCCCCGACGCTCAACAACCAGTTCTGCGGCTCGATCACGCGCCAGAACGGCCCCGGCAGCGGCGTCGTGCAGGCGGGCAACGTCGTCGGCTTCAGCGTGGCGCCGCAGAATGTCGCGTCGTTCCAGACCGCCGGTCTGGACTTCAACCTGAACTGGCGCCTGCCGACCGCCAATCTGGGTCTGTTCAACCTGCAGGTGAACGGCAACTATCTCGACAAGCTGCTGTTCATCGGCGTGCCGGGTGCGCCCGCGACCAACTATCGCGGCACGATCGCCTCCGTGGCGCCCAAGTATCAGGTGACGTCTAACCTGTCCTGGACCAAGGGCATGCTGACCCTGAACTATGGCCTGCAATGGTTCGACAAGACGCTGCGCTACACGCGCGAAACCTCGGGCAGCAATCCCGATTTCGTCGCGGCGGAATATTACTTCATCAAGCCGCGCTGGCAGCATAACATCTATGCCAGCGTCGATGCGACCGACCACTTCCAATTCTATGGCGGCGTCAGCAACCTGTTCGACCAGCTGCCCGATGTGGGCCAGACCATCCAGCCAACGACGGCCGTGGGCCGCTTCCTGTTCGTCGGCGCGCGGGTGAAGATGTAA
- a CDS encoding lytic murein transglycosylase has translation MWGDITRRLKRLAIVSIFAASVSAAPACAQDEAGFQTYLQQVRGTALTQGVSRATLDSVLPTLTLNSRVIELDRRQPGGPANSGFSPFAPYKAAHVDAARIGRGRTKYLAQRPRLSRIERETGVPESIMVAIWGHETNYGAYTGNFDLLRSLASLAYEGRRRPLFEGEFIAALKMMDRGVTRDQLKGSWAGATGNPQFLPSIYLRLARDGDGDGRADIWNSEADTLASIGNYFVNAGWRAGQPWGFAVTVPAGFDRSMVRNRLVSPRCPRVFERHSGWRTIAEWRALGIVPQGAAWPNDQVLATLMEPDGQGATAYLLTGNYRVILDYNCSNFYALSVGLLADAIAG, from the coding sequence ATGTGGGGGGACATTACCCGGCGCCTGAAGCGCCTCGCCATCGTGTCGATCTTTGCGGCTTCGGTCAGCGCGGCACCTGCCTGCGCGCAGGACGAGGCCGGGTTCCAGACCTATCTGCAACAGGTGCGCGGCACCGCGCTAACGCAAGGGGTTAGCCGCGCGACACTGGACTCGGTGCTGCCGACGCTGACGCTCAATTCCCGCGTGATCGAGCTGGACCGGCGCCAGCCCGGCGGCCCGGCCAATAGCGGGTTCAGCCCCTTCGCGCCTTATAAGGCCGCGCATGTCGATGCCGCGCGCATCGGGCGGGGGCGGACCAAGTATTTGGCGCAGCGCCCGCGCCTGTCGCGGATCGAGCGCGAGACGGGGGTGCCGGAATCGATCATGGTCGCGATCTGGGGCCATGAGACGAATTACGGGGCCTATACCGGCAATTTCGACCTGCTGCGTTCGCTGGCGAGCCTGGCCTATGAGGGACGGCGGCGGCCGCTGTTCGAGGGCGAGTTCATCGCCGCGTTGAAGATGATGGACCGGGGCGTGACCCGCGACCAGTTGAAGGGCAGTTGGGCGGGGGCGACCGGCAATCCGCAATTCCTGCCCTCCATCTATCTGCGCCTGGCGCGCGACGGCGATGGTGACGGACGCGCAGACATCTGGAACAGCGAGGCGGATACGCTGGCCTCGATCGGCAATTATTTCGTCAATGCCGGATGGCGCGCGGGCCAGCCCTGGGGCTTTGCGGTCACGGTGCCCGCCGGGTTCGACCGATCAATGGTGCGCAACCGGCTGGTCAGCCCGCGCTGCCCGCGCGTGTTCGAGCGGCATAGCGGCTGGCGGACGATCGCGGAGTGGCGCGCGCTGGGCATCGTGCCGCAGGGCGCGGCCTGGCCGAACGACCAGGTGCTGGCGACGCTGATGGAGCCGGACGGGCAGGGGGCGACCGCCTATCTGTTGACCGGCAATTACCGGGTCATCCTGGATTACAACTGCTCGAACTTCTACGCACTCTCCGTGGGATTGCTGGCCGATGCGATTGCGGGCTGA
- a CDS encoding septal ring lytic transglycosylase RlpA family protein, with amino-acid sequence MRLRAEAIALLALAFAAPVCSASAEEAPPVRYGKYDATGQASWYGHELAGRRTATGKRFDPDDVMIAHRTLPLESMVEVTDVDTGRAIIARVGDRGPGRADRVADLSLGAAKLLGTNRRAVAHIRVRALSPGSDRPGLILAGASAVPPVARPIALDPQARYRVQIASFSSQARAQALAQRFAARAIPSGRVWRVESAGLNADSAKALRDAAAEAGYDDARILHQD; translated from the coding sequence ATGCGATTGCGGGCTGAGGCGATCGCCCTGCTGGCGTTGGCTTTTGCCGCGCCAGTCTGCTCCGCTTCCGCCGAGGAGGCGCCACCGGTCCGTTACGGCAAGTATGACGCCACCGGGCAGGCGAGCTGGTACGGGCATGAGCTGGCCGGGCGGCGCACCGCGACGGGCAAGCGCTTCGATCCCGACGATGTGATGATCGCGCATCGCACCCTGCCGCTTGAGTCGATGGTCGAGGTGACGGACGTCGATACCGGCCGGGCGATCATCGCGCGCGTCGGCGACCGGGGGCCGGGGCGTGCCGACCGGGTGGCGGACCTGTCGCTGGGCGCGGCCAAGCTGCTCGGCACCAACCGGCGCGCCGTCGCGCATATCCGGGTGCGGGCGCTGTCGCCGGGCAGCGACCGACCGGGCCTGATCCTGGCGGGGGCGAGTGCCGTTCCGCCGGTCGCCCGCCCGATCGCGCTTGATCCCCAGGCTCGCTACCGCGTGCAGATCGCCAGCTTCTCCAGCCAGGCCCGCGCCCAGGCGCTGGCCCAGCGGTTCGCCGCAAGGGCGATCCCCTCGGGGCGCGTTTGGCGAGTGGAAAGCGCCGGACTGAATGCCGATTCCGCCAAAGCGCTGCGTGACGCGGCGGCAGAGGCGGGTTATGACGACGCCCGCATCCTGCATCAGGATTGA
- a CDS encoding D-alanyl-D-alanine carboxypeptidase family protein, which yields MKTLYATLAAPLALVALAYPSIAAAPQFDTPAPVAFMKDLSSGAILFQRDADRRMPPASMAKMMTVYVAFDLVKKGQLKLNDMVTVQPETWKKWHGPQAGSTMFLSPNEQVSVANLLYGIVTLSGNDACVVLAEHIAGTEQNFTERMNRTAKQIGLNNSHFGTSNGWPDGGVTYVTARDLADLADHTIQDFPQLYKQFYSRRDFSWGKTMGGNAITQANRDPLLGRVAGADGLKTGHTEEAGYGFTGSAEQNGRRLVMVMAGLNSSNARADESVKFMNWGFRAWQAKPVVAKGKKVADAEVQMGSSSKVGLIAPRQLTVTLPAGLDPAISAKVVYQGPIKAPIKAGQHIADLVVTSPDMPAQRLPLVADKDVAEAGFFGRAWAGLTSFFG from the coding sequence ATGAAGACCCTGTACGCAACGCTCGCCGCCCCGCTCGCTCTCGTCGCGCTGGCCTACCCCTCGATCGCGGCCGCGCCGCAGTTCGACACGCCCGCGCCGGTCGCCTTCATGAAGGACCTGTCCTCGGGCGCGATCCTGTTCCAGCGGGACGCCGATCGCCGGATGCCGCCCGCCTCGATGGCGAAGATGATGACGGTCTATGTCGCCTTCGACCTGGTCAAGAAGGGCCAGCTGAAGCTGAACGACATGGTCACGGTGCAGCCGGAGACGTGGAAGAAGTGGCACGGGCCGCAGGCGGGTTCGACCATGTTCCTGTCGCCGAACGAGCAGGTCAGCGTCGCCAACCTCCTTTATGGCATCGTCACGCTGTCGGGTAACGACGCGTGCGTCGTGCTGGCCGAGCATATCGCGGGCACCGAACAGAATTTCACCGAGCGGATGAACCGCACCGCCAAGCAGATCGGGCTGAACAACAGTCACTTCGGCACGTCGAACGGCTGGCCCGATGGCGGCGTGACCTATGTCACCGCGCGTGACCTGGCCGATCTGGCCGATCACACCATCCAGGACTTCCCGCAGCTCTACAAGCAGTTCTATTCGCGCCGCGATTTCTCGTGGGGCAAGACGATGGGCGGCAACGCCATCACCCAGGCGAACCGCGACCCGCTGCTGGGCCGCGTAGCGGGTGCCGACGGACTGAAGACCGGCCATACCGAAGAGGCAGGTTACGGCTTCACCGGCTCGGCCGAGCAGAATGGTCGCCGTCTGGTGATGGTGATGGCCGGGCTGAACAGCTCGAACGCGCGCGCCGACGAGTCGGTGAAGTTCATGAACTGGGGCTTCCGCGCGTGGCAGGCCAAGCCGGTCGTGGCCAAGGGCAAGAAGGTTGCCGATGCCGAGGTCCAGATGGGATCGTCGAGCAAGGTCGGCCTGATCGCGCCGCGCCAGTTGACCGTGACCCTGCCCGCAGGTCTCGACCCCGCGATCAGCGCGAAGGTCGTCTATCAGGGGCCGATAAAGGCCCCGATCAAGGCGGGGCAGCACATCGCCGATCTGGTCGTCACCTCGCCCGACATGCCCGCGCAGCGCCTGCCGCTGGTCGCGGACAAGGACGTTGCCGAAGCGGGCTTTTTCGGTCGCGCCTGGGCCGGGCTGACGTCGTTCTTCGGTTGA